A single Mesomycoplasma ovipneumoniae DNA region contains:
- the asnS gene encoding asparagine--tRNA ligase — protein sequence MSVSINEIFIHPELYDQKKIAVQGWITNIRGNLKIMFVELNDGSSFKNLQCVLKSDNIDFTKVENLAIGEAIEISGVFTSTPERQQNGEVLVEDLEVKGRNYNNNFPIQNQEISLEVLRQIPHFRHRTRLFRVIMRLRSSLFYEIHKFFRRQGFVNFSAPILTSNDGEGAGETFIVDDEQKDFFNKKTTLGVTGQLHAEAYALGFKKVYTFAPTFRAERSNTRKHAAEFWMIEPEVAFFDLEEIIELATKLLQKVIKAVIIRNKDEFAFLEKVGDKNLRRRLIQFCDSQVAQVTYEQAIKLLSEHIDKFEEKDLFFGADLKTEHERFLSEQIFRAPVVVINYPKSLKAFYMHQNDDGKTVAAFDLLVPGIGELIGGSQREVRYEKLLERMNELNMKVEDFQWYLDLRKFGNPGSSGFGLGFERLLMFVTGIDNIRDVIPFPRTNKNILM from the coding sequence ATGTCGGTATCAATTAATGAAATTTTTATACATCCAGAGTTGTATGATCAGAAGAAAATTGCAGTTCAAGGTTGAATTACAAATATTCGTGGTAATCTAAAAATAATGTTCGTCGAACTGAACGATGGTTCGTCATTTAAAAATTTACAGTGTGTTCTTAAAAGTGATAATATTGACTTTACAAAAGTAGAAAATTTAGCAATTGGTGAAGCTATTGAAATTAGCGGTGTTTTTACAAGCACTCCTGAGCGCCAGCAAAACGGTGAAGTTTTAGTTGAGGATTTAGAGGTTAAAGGACGTAATTATAACAATAATTTTCCAATCCAAAATCAAGAAATTTCCTTAGAAGTTTTAAGGCAAATTCCACATTTTCGTCACAGAACTCGACTTTTTCGTGTGATAATGAGACTAAGATCTTCACTTTTTTATGAAATTCATAAGTTTTTTCGTCGTCAAGGATTTGTTAATTTTTCAGCGCCAATTTTAACCTCAAATGATGGTGAAGGTGCTGGTGAAACTTTTATTGTTGACGATGAGCAAAAAGATTTTTTTAACAAAAAAACAACTTTAGGTGTTACAGGGCAACTTCATGCTGAAGCCTATGCTCTTGGCTTTAAAAAAGTCTACACTTTTGCCCCTACATTTCGCGCTGAGAGATCAAACACTAGAAAACATGCTGCCGAATTTTGGATGATTGAACCTGAAGTTGCATTTTTTGATCTTGAAGAAATTATTGAATTAGCAACAAAATTGCTTCAAAAAGTAATAAAAGCTGTAATAATTCGTAACAAAGATGAATTTGCATTTCTAGAAAAAGTTGGCGACAAAAACCTGCGCCGCCGTTTGATTCAATTTTGTGATTCTCAAGTAGCCCAAGTAACTTACGAACAAGCAATTAAATTACTTTCTGAACACATTGATAAGTTTGAGGAAAAAGACCTGTTTTTTGGAGCTGATTTAAAAACTGAGCATGAACGGTTTTTATCTGAACAAATTTTCCGTGCCCCTGTTGTTGTAATTAATTATCCAAAATCGCTAAAAGCATTTTACATGCACCAAAATGATGATGGAAAAACTGTAGCGGCTTTTGATCTTTTAGTTCCAGGAATTGGTGAGCTAATCGGTGGGTCTCAACGTGAAGTTCGTTATGAAAAACTACTTGAACGAATGAACGAATTGAACATGAAAGTCGAAGATTTCCAATGATACCTTGATTTACGTAAATTTGGCAACCCTGGCTCAAGTGGTTTTGGTCTTGGTTTTGAAAGATTGCTAATGTTTGTTACCGGAATTGATAACATTCGTGATGTAATTCCTTTCCCAAGAACAAATAAAAATATTTTAATGTAA
- a CDS encoding RDD family protein, whose translation MKIDFVKAGFWRRSFAGLIDFVFLFLTFLVFFYLFLVLTEWSKIKFYLWILTVFLLVIFYRIFLIIFLKQTIGLFLTKTKLVFFDEIPNFSKKLWILLKREAFLSLNWIFSLLFSSIILDLSFGIDLNFFQTFKSSSQNLTFFQQISLSFPALFSKVNFFFLIVNNLSILGSKKLTIIDSFSKTTICLKKTLIKADYLSSIHANFSSIHWEVN comes from the coding sequence TTGAAAATTGATTTTGTAAAAGCAGGTTTTTGAAGACGTTCCTTTGCAGGATTAATTGATTTTGTATTTCTTTTTCTTACTTTTTTAGTATTTTTCTACCTATTTTTGGTATTAACTGAATGATCAAAAATAAAATTTTACCTTTGAATTCTAACTGTTTTTTTACTTGTAATTTTTTACCGCATTTTTTTAATTATTTTTTTAAAGCAAACAATTGGACTTTTTTTAACAAAAACTAAACTTGTCTTTTTTGACGAAATCCCTAATTTTTCCAAAAAACTCTGAATTTTACTAAAAAGGGAAGCATTTTTAAGTCTTAATTGGATATTTTCGCTTTTGTTTTCCTCAATTATTTTAGATCTCAGTTTCGGAATTGATCTTAACTTTTTTCAAACTTTTAAAAGTTCAAGTCAAAATTTAACTTTTTTCCAACAAATTAGCTTAAGTTTTCCCGCTTTATTTTCAAAAGTTAACTTTTTCTTCTTAATTGTAAATAACCTCTCAATTTTAGGTTCAAAAAAATTAACAATTATTGATTCTTTTTCTAAAACAACTATTTGCCTGAAAAAAACGCTTATAAAAGCGGATTATTTAAGTTCAATTCATGCAAATTTTAGTTCAATTCATTGGGAGGTTAATTAA
- a CDS encoding ATP-dependent helicase: protein MSSQNILSQLNDKQKIAVISNSSHLRIVAGAGTGKTTVLTKKIAYIINESLAYPNRILALTFTNKAAEEMRTRVEKLVHEKAKDIQILTFHSLCNLILRTEAKNIVEIDEIQIDDYRFNIIDEQDQRKIIEKLLGANLKTTEDKDDKKITAFQAIEFISRAKNLEQSPAQALKLANTEAELIKANVYKNYLEKTRENNIIDFDDLLLYTKIAFEKSPQIAKRWQKKFDFVLVDEFQDTSLIQYSILKYFIKDNTKLFVVGDPDQTIYSWRGADPSLILNLENDYPDLQTVILDKNYRSTQNILDAANHLIANNKNRIKKNLVAHSTEKIDIHFEDLGNERGAEVDWIYETIQNLITKNKVNYRDIAILARSNFYFAQIINKFDAYNIPYIKHGNSPLAAKKEVREAIYFLKVIENSDPYAFEQIINVPAKKIGAITINKLNDLAAKFELNLYDFLFKYYSGKINLKDTHGKIPLTIENQAKIKNLFERITAARRFKIEIEEKNPTVFKLFSQVLDSFLKKINYFSSIKDPKQEEDTKELLEKYYLSLDNWQIQNPNKKLADYLDYAVISHFEQTESPNRINLLTVHSSKGLEFEYVFLVGMNQGVFPSQKVLDQNLESEYEEERRLAFVAVTRAKKVLYITNGFRGGFHNDFGRRWKSNQNSISPFIKEMKIKAEQFYQFRKLDATGKLNYQKTDSENVEFAPGNHISHLKFGKGIILEVRADSILVKFFDIPGDKGIKTLVKTHKSIEKIS from the coding sequence ATGTCATCACAAAATATTCTTTCACAACTAAATGACAAACAAAAAATCGCTGTTATTAGCAATAGCTCGCATCTGAGAATTGTCGCAGGTGCTGGAACCGGAAAAACAACTGTTTTAACCAAAAAAATCGCCTATATTATTAATGAATCACTAGCATATCCCAATCGGATTTTAGCTTTAACTTTTACAAATAAAGCAGCCGAAGAAATGCGAACTCGTGTCGAAAAGCTTGTTCACGAAAAGGCAAAAGACATCCAAATTTTAACTTTTCACTCGCTTTGCAACCTAATTTTGCGAACTGAAGCAAAAAATATCGTTGAAATTGATGAAATCCAAATAGATGATTATCGTTTTAATATAATTGACGAGCAAGATCAGCGTAAAATTATTGAAAAACTTTTAGGTGCAAATCTTAAAACAACTGAAGACAAAGACGATAAAAAAATTACTGCATTTCAAGCGATTGAATTTATTTCAAGAGCCAAAAATTTAGAACAATCTCCAGCTCAGGCACTCAAGCTCGCAAATACTGAAGCTGAATTAATTAAGGCCAATGTTTATAAAAATTATCTTGAAAAAACAAGGGAAAATAATATAATTGACTTTGACGATTTACTGCTTTATACTAAAATAGCATTTGAAAAAAGCCCACAAATTGCAAAGCGATGACAGAAAAAATTTGACTTTGTGCTTGTTGATGAATTTCAAGACACCTCGTTAATTCAGTATTCTATTTTAAAATATTTTATCAAAGATAATACAAAATTATTTGTTGTTGGTGATCCTGATCAGACTATTTATTCCTGAAGAGGTGCTGATCCATCGCTTATTCTTAATTTAGAAAATGATTATCCTGATTTACAAACAGTAATTCTTGACAAAAATTACCGTTCAACACAAAATATTCTTGATGCGGCCAACCATTTAATTGCAAATAATAAAAACCGAATAAAAAAGAATTTAGTAGCTCATTCAACCGAAAAAATTGATATTCATTTTGAAGATCTTGGCAATGAAAGAGGCGCTGAAGTTGATTGAATTTATGAGACTATCCAAAATTTAATCACAAAAAACAAAGTAAATTATCGCGATATTGCAATTTTAGCACGTTCAAATTTTTATTTTGCACAAATAATTAACAAATTTGATGCCTACAATATCCCTTATATAAAACACGGAAATTCTCCTCTTGCTGCAAAAAAAGAAGTTCGTGAAGCTATTTATTTTTTAAAAGTCATTGAAAATTCTGATCCTTATGCTTTTGAGCAAATTATTAATGTGCCTGCAAAAAAAATTGGTGCAATAACAATTAACAAACTAAATGATTTGGCAGCTAAATTTGAACTAAATTTGTACGATTTTTTATTTAAATACTATTCAGGAAAAATCAATTTAAAAGATACTCACGGTAAAATTCCGCTAACTATTGAAAATCAAGCCAAAATTAAAAATCTTTTTGAACGAATAACCGCTGCAAGACGTTTCAAGATTGAAATTGAAGAAAAAAATCCGACAGTTTTTAAACTTTTTTCACAAGTTCTTGACTCTTTTTTGAAAAAAATTAACTACTTTAGCTCAATAAAAGACCCTAAACAAGAAGAAGACACAAAAGAACTTTTGGAAAAATACTATTTATCACTTGATAATTGACAAATCCAAAATCCTAATAAAAAATTAGCCGATTACCTTGATTATGCAGTTATTTCTCACTTTGAACAAACCGAAAGTCCAAATCGAATTAACTTATTAACAGTTCATTCTTCAAAAGGGCTTGAATTTGAGTATGTTTTTTTAGTCGGGATGAATCAAGGAGTCTTCCCTTCGCAAAAAGTTCTTGACCAAAATCTTGAGAGTGAATACGAAGAAGAAAGAAGGCTAGCATTTGTCGCAGTAACCCGGGCAAAAAAAGTTTTATACATAACAAACGGATTTCGTGGTGGTTTTCATAATGATTTTGGTCGCCGTTGAAAATCTAATCAAAATTCAATTTCACCATTTATTAAAGAGATGAAAATTAAGGCTGAACAGTTTTATCAGTTTCGTAAGCTTGATGCAACTGGAAAGCTTAATTACCAAAAAACCGATTCAGAAAATGTCGAATTTGCCCCTGGAAATCATATATCTCATCTAAAATTTGGTAAAGGAATCATTTTAGAAGTGCGCGCTGACTCAATTTTGGTGAAGTTTTTCGATATCCCTGGTGATAAAGGGATAAAAACACTTGTAAAAACTCATAAGTCCATTGAAAAAATTTCGTAA